The following are encoded together in the Kribbella voronezhensis genome:
- a CDS encoding TetR/AcrR family transcriptional regulator has protein sequence MPRPAKAPDRTPLSRERVLRSAIAIADGGGIAALTIRSLAEELGVKPMSVYHHVAGKAEILDNIVDLVFAEIDLPSPGGDWKVEIRRRAHSARQVLRRHPWAIGLMESRTSPGPATLRHHDANIGTLRAAGFSVAMTAHAYALIDSYVYGFALQEAALPFEGPDTVAEVAAPMMQLFTTGQYPHLVELTTEHVLQPGYDFGDEFEFGLTLILDGLASSLPS, from the coding sequence TCAGCCGCGAACGCGTACTGCGAAGCGCGATCGCCATCGCCGACGGGGGCGGGATCGCGGCGCTGACGATCCGGTCGCTGGCCGAGGAACTGGGCGTCAAGCCGATGTCGGTGTACCACCACGTGGCCGGCAAGGCAGAGATCCTCGACAACATCGTCGACCTGGTCTTCGCCGAGATCGACCTGCCGTCACCAGGCGGCGACTGGAAGGTGGAAATCAGGCGCCGGGCGCACTCGGCCCGCCAGGTACTCCGCCGGCACCCGTGGGCGATCGGCCTGATGGAGTCCAGGACGAGTCCCGGTCCCGCGACTCTCAGGCACCACGACGCGAACATCGGCACGCTGCGCGCGGCAGGTTTCTCGGTCGCGATGACCGCGCACGCCTATGCGTTGATCGACAGCTACGTGTACGGCTTCGCGCTCCAGGAGGCGGCCCTGCCGTTCGAAGGGCCGGACACCGTCGCCGAGGTGGCCGCGCCGATGATGCAACTGTTCACCACCGGGCAGTACCCGCACCTGGTCGAACTGACGACCGAGCACGTCCTGCAGCCCGGCTACGACTTCGGCGACGAGTTCGAGTTCGGCCTCACCCTGATCCTCGACGGCCTGGCGAGCTCCCTGCCTAGCTGA
- the purD gene encoding phosphoribosylamine--glycine ligase codes for MKVLVIGSGGREHALVWALSQDPDVEQVVAAPGNPGIAALQPAYDGQTIVCRPVDISDHDAVLALATELGTDLAVVGPEAPLVAGLADPLRAAGIAVFGPSKDAAQLEGSKAFAKDVMAAASVPTGRAYVCTTAEQAAEAIDAFGPPYVVKDDALAAGKGVVVTSDREEALAHAAECGQVLIEEFLDGPEVSLFAITDGTTVLPMQPAQDFKRLGDNDEGPNTGGMGAYTPLPWAPEKLVEEITEKVLQPTVDEMRRRGTPFSGLLYAGLALTSRGVRVIEFNCRFGDPETQALLPLLKTPLGGLLYAAATGKLADLEPLAWKSGASVAVVMAAKKYPAKPRSGDVISGIEQAEAGGVRVFHAGTAIEDGEVVTAGGRVLAVSATGKDLDEARQRAYAGVGQIRIKGSQHRTDIALKAARGDIHLVS; via the coding sequence GTGAAGGTTCTTGTCATCGGCTCAGGCGGCCGTGAACACGCACTGGTCTGGGCCTTGAGCCAGGATCCCGACGTCGAGCAGGTCGTCGCGGCCCCGGGCAACCCTGGCATCGCCGCGTTGCAACCGGCGTACGACGGGCAAACGATCGTTTGCCGTCCGGTGGACATCTCGGACCACGACGCGGTGCTCGCGCTCGCGACCGAGCTGGGCACGGACCTGGCCGTGGTCGGTCCCGAGGCGCCGCTGGTCGCCGGGTTGGCCGATCCGCTCCGCGCGGCCGGCATCGCCGTCTTCGGCCCGTCCAAGGACGCCGCCCAGCTCGAGGGTTCGAAGGCTTTCGCCAAGGACGTGATGGCCGCGGCGAGCGTACCGACCGGCCGGGCCTACGTCTGTACGACGGCAGAGCAGGCCGCCGAGGCGATCGATGCCTTCGGGCCTCCTTACGTTGTCAAGGACGATGCGCTTGCCGCCGGCAAGGGAGTCGTCGTGACCTCGGATCGCGAGGAGGCGCTCGCCCATGCGGCGGAGTGCGGCCAGGTACTGATCGAGGAGTTCCTGGACGGCCCCGAGGTCTCGCTGTTCGCGATCACCGACGGCACCACGGTGCTGCCGATGCAGCCGGCGCAGGACTTCAAGCGGCTCGGTGACAACGACGAAGGCCCCAACACCGGGGGCATGGGCGCCTACACTCCGTTGCCCTGGGCACCGGAAAAACTGGTCGAGGAGATCACCGAGAAGGTGCTCCAGCCGACCGTCGACGAGATGCGCCGCCGCGGTACGCCGTTCAGCGGCCTGCTGTACGCCGGCCTCGCGCTCACCTCGCGCGGCGTCCGCGTGATCGAGTTCAACTGCCGCTTCGGCGACCCGGAGACCCAGGCGCTGCTGCCGCTGCTCAAGACTCCGCTCGGCGGTCTGCTGTACGCCGCGGCGACGGGCAAGCTGGCCGACCTCGAGCCGCTGGCCTGGAAGTCGGGCGCGTCGGTCGCCGTGGTGATGGCGGCGAAGAAGTACCCGGCCAAGCCGCGCAGTGGCGACGTGATCAGCGGGATCGAGCAGGCCGAGGCCGGTGGTGTCCGCGTCTTCCATGCCGGGACCGCGATCGAGGACGGCGAGGTCGTCACGGCCGGCGGCCGGGTGCTGGCGGTCAGCGCGACGGGCAAGGACCTCGACGAGGCCCGCCAGCGCGCGTACGCCGGGGTCGGGCAGATCCGGATCAAGGGCTCCCAGCACCGCACCGACATCGCGCTCAAGGCGGCCCGCGGCGACATTCACCTGGTCAGCTAG